A genomic region of Homalodisca vitripennis isolate AUS2020 chromosome 5, UT_GWSS_2.1, whole genome shotgun sequence contains the following coding sequences:
- the LOC124363481 gene encoding uncharacterized protein LOC124363481, with the protein MPYYYVLPIVEDEPKEVVYSDFRYEKPVAYNLLLPSIHSSRDDNVLLTEGDTQEAVTALLNSCRDSASWPSSTFLRGNEGQEDLAVKSEINNQSYQCKKSETCDVRQSNVGDAAKSVKLPAYTKDRSPFWSYDASDPHILDAARSLFFERKRQQAVYEAFPSWYNPTGAPRVPTDYELFVA; encoded by the exons ATGCCTTACTATTACGTTCTTCCTATAGTTGAAGATGAGCCAAAAGAAGTGGTCTACTCCGACTTCCGATATGAA AAGCCGGTAGCCTACAACTTGTTGTTGCCCTCCATTCATAGTAGTCGGGACGACAACGTGTTGCTGACAGAGGGCGACACGCAGGAAGCCGTGACAGCCCTCCTGAACTCCTGCAGGGACTCCGCATCTTGGCCGTCCTCTACATTCCTCCGTGGG AATGAAGGTCAAGAAGATCTTGCTGTTAAGTCAGAAATTAATAACCAAAGTTACCAATGTAAGAAGAGTGAGACATGTGACGTGAGACAAAGTAATGTTGGAGATGCTGCAAAGTCCGTCAAGTTGCCAGCGTACACCAAGGACAGATCTCCTTTCTGGTCATATGAT GCTTCGGACCCCCATATATTAGACGCAGCCAGGTCTCTGTTCTTCGAACGGAAGAGACAACAAGCCGTGTACGAGGCGTTCCCTTCCTGGTACAACCCCACGGGAGCTCCGAGGGTCCCTACTGACTACGAGCTCTTCGTCGCTTAG